A portion of the Streptomyces sp. NBC_01335 genome contains these proteins:
- a CDS encoding AAA domain-containing protein, with product MGWREEIASALGEWIAVEGGAGRQPRWQRVGKAARSGDPGRYVVDLRGSDIGPEQLDSLRLAGADDEDIETKGFVVSETVQNGSLLTLRVPEFAEIADPCLWMLRQPPTFLVEALRDGIAGLGEHPLATALATATIGGASVHAVDPPGFHPAQADAYRACLGEGVHLVWGPPGTGKTTVLKRAIGDLIAQGRRVLLVSATNIAVDNALLGVVREKRHATGDIVRVGPPHLREVAEDPSVSLPLMVRARLTEAAARRAAFEAELVAIGDRAGQLAAFDSSLAGFDAPSYFAALKFIRTPGQDVAATRSRVTEAEQRLSQAVQRLTHLGEAVGKARARQKAADAAKDRWREVDDLSEEITRVRDAAGNSEADALLADDHRRSLELRLREREAKGAVSRWRQRDTMAALRDELTDARQAATGARVAAQEARATATAHIARLGARVTALAETIPLTRDQIARLEADAVSLAAESEQARQRALVLEQEAVRASETAARARQAHDLTEHAAGRGWPAQHDRAERLRPAVAADRTRRPELEKRYQQAQEEYERLARNAQGEIIKSARLVATTLARFRTNRTVLEGPYDVVLVDEAGAATLPEVLLATGKADRAAVLLGDFMQLGPVIPPSLGNNDRPDIKRWLHPDVFQHCGIHDPSDARAHPSCVTLTEQHRFGPAVMRLANDLAYGGVLTGGPQMVRERPDNDPEIVLIDTDGLHELAHAHLTGSRKGWWPAGSLLARALVELHREQGEEAGIVTPYAVQAEATLEALRDVEGAGHPLAEVGTAHRFQGREFDVVVFDTVEGNENSRELWMALAHRQPGAEAWHRNGVRLFNVAVTRTKTRLYVVAGGARVRNAKPGTALSRLAGLIGSPGVRVMKAKHLIAPPKAPVPFRGEFGAALAEVLGRHVEVTDVHDETTFYDTFAEEINRAQHSLWLWAPWVAKRLRSLLPALAAAAGRGVRITVFVRDDTDQLQRKPASQALIADLRAVAHTVIPMNVMHQKIAVFDEQVVLLGSLNALSQSWTREVMVAMRGAHFARRLLAHEHAETFARPPKCGRCRGAEIEIRRRRNGDWFWRCYAPACKTTPSGRSNAWTQDIRLRTGR from the coding sequence GTGGGATGGCGCGAGGAGATCGCCTCGGCGCTCGGCGAGTGGATCGCCGTCGAGGGGGGCGCGGGCAGGCAGCCGCGTTGGCAGCGCGTCGGCAAGGCGGCCAGGAGCGGTGATCCCGGTCGCTACGTGGTCGATCTCCGGGGTTCCGACATCGGCCCGGAACAGCTGGACTCGCTGAGGCTCGCCGGGGCGGACGACGAGGACATCGAGACCAAGGGCTTCGTCGTCTCCGAGACCGTACAGAACGGCTCCCTGCTCACGCTGCGGGTACCGGAGTTCGCCGAGATCGCCGACCCCTGCCTGTGGATGCTCAGGCAGCCGCCCACCTTCCTGGTCGAGGCCCTGCGGGACGGTATCGCGGGGCTGGGCGAACATCCCCTCGCCACCGCTCTCGCGACCGCGACGATCGGCGGTGCCTCGGTCCACGCCGTCGACCCGCCGGGCTTCCATCCCGCCCAGGCGGACGCCTACCGCGCTTGCCTCGGCGAAGGCGTCCACCTGGTGTGGGGGCCACCCGGGACAGGGAAGACCACCGTCCTCAAGCGCGCCATCGGTGACCTGATCGCGCAGGGCCGGCGGGTGCTGCTGGTGTCGGCGACCAATATCGCCGTGGACAACGCGCTGCTGGGGGTGGTGCGGGAGAAGCGTCACGCGACGGGCGACATCGTCCGGGTGGGGCCGCCGCATCTGAGAGAGGTGGCCGAGGACCCTTCCGTGTCCCTGCCGCTGATGGTCCGGGCCCGGCTGACGGAAGCAGCCGCCCGGCGGGCCGCGTTCGAGGCCGAACTCGTCGCGATCGGGGACCGGGCCGGGCAACTGGCGGCGTTCGACAGCAGCCTTGCGGGGTTCGACGCCCCGTCGTACTTCGCGGCCCTGAAGTTCATACGGACGCCCGGACAGGACGTGGCGGCGACGCGATCCCGGGTGACGGAAGCGGAGCAGCGGCTCAGCCAGGCGGTCCAGCGGCTGACTCACCTCGGTGAAGCCGTCGGGAAAGCCCGCGCACGTCAGAAGGCCGCCGACGCGGCGAAGGACCGCTGGCGCGAAGTCGACGACCTCTCGGAGGAGATCACCCGCGTCCGGGACGCGGCGGGGAACAGCGAGGCCGACGCCCTGCTCGCGGACGACCACCGCCGTTCCCTGGAGCTGAGGCTGAGGGAACGTGAGGCGAAGGGCGCGGTCAGCAGGTGGCGGCAGCGCGACACCATGGCCGCCCTGCGGGACGAACTGACGGACGCCCGGCAGGCCGCCACCGGTGCCCGTGTCGCGGCGCAGGAGGCCCGCGCCACCGCGACCGCGCACATCGCCCGTCTCGGTGCACGCGTCACCGCGCTGGCAGAGACGATCCCGCTCACCCGGGACCAGATCGCCCGGCTCGAAGCCGACGCCGTGTCCCTCGCGGCCGAGAGCGAGCAGGCGCGGCAACGCGCGCTCGTCCTCGAACAGGAGGCGGTCAGGGCGTCCGAGACCGCGGCCCGCGCACGGCAGGCTCATGACCTCACCGAACACGCCGCCGGACGAGGCTGGCCGGCCCAGCACGACCGCGCCGAACGCCTCCGTCCCGCCGTGGCCGCCGACCGCACCCGCCGCCCGGAACTGGAGAAGCGGTACCAGCAGGCGCAGGAGGAGTACGAACGGCTCGCCCGCAACGCCCAGGGCGAGATCATCAAGTCCGCCAGGCTGGTCGCCACCACCCTGGCCCGGTTCCGCACCAACCGAACGGTCCTTGAGGGGCCGTACGACGTGGTCCTCGTCGACGAGGCGGGCGCCGCGACGCTCCCCGAGGTCCTGCTCGCCACCGGAAAGGCAGACCGGGCGGCCGTCCTGCTCGGAGACTTCATGCAGCTGGGGCCGGTGATCCCGCCGTCCCTCGGCAACAACGACCGCCCCGACATCAAGCGGTGGCTGCACCCGGACGTCTTTCAGCACTGCGGCATCCACGATCCCTCCGACGCCCGGGCGCACCCGTCCTGCGTGACCCTCACCGAACAGCACCGCTTCGGCCCCGCCGTCATGCGCCTGGCCAACGATCTCGCCTACGGCGGTGTCCTCACCGGCGGCCCCCAGATGGTGCGGGAACGGCCGGACAACGACCCCGAGATCGTCCTCATCGACACCGACGGCTTGCACGAACTGGCGCACGCCCACCTGACCGGCAGCCGCAAGGGATGGTGGCCCGCCGGCTCCCTCCTCGCCCGGGCCCTGGTGGAACTCCACCGCGAGCAGGGCGAGGAGGCCGGCATCGTCACGCCGTACGCCGTCCAGGCCGAGGCCACCCTGGAGGCGCTGCGCGACGTCGAAGGCGCGGGACACCCCCTGGCGGAGGTCGGTACGGCCCACCGGTTCCAGGGCCGGGAGTTCGACGTCGTCGTCTTCGACACGGTGGAGGGCAACGAGAACAGCCGTGAGCTGTGGATGGCCCTCGCCCACCGGCAGCCGGGCGCCGAGGCCTGGCACCGCAACGGCGTCCGCCTGTTCAACGTCGCGGTCACCCGGACGAAGACCCGGCTGTACGTCGTGGCCGGCGGGGCCCGCGTCAGGAACGCCAAACCCGGGACAGCCCTGTCCCGGCTCGCCGGACTGATCGGGTCCCCGGGCGTCCGGGTCATGAAGGCCAAGCACCTGATCGCCCCGCCGAAGGCGCCGGTGCCGTTCCGCGGCGAGTTCGGCGCGGCCTTGGCGGAGGTGCTGGGCCGGCACGTGGAGGTGACCGACGTCCATGACGAGACGACGTTCTACGACACCTTCGCCGAGGAGATCAACCGGGCACAACACTCCCTGTGGCTCTGGGCGCCCTGGGTGGCGAAGCGGCTCCGCTCCCTGCTCCCCGCCTTGGCGGCCGCTGCCGGCCGAGGTGTACGCATCACGGTCTTCGTCCGCGACGACACGGACCAGTTGCAACGCAAGCCCGCGAGCCAGGCGCTGATCGCGGACCTGCGCGCCGTGGCCCACACCGTGATCCCGATGAACGTCATGCACCAGAAGATCGCGGTCTTCGACGAGCAGGTGGTCCTGCTCGGCAGCCTGAACGCCCTGTCCCAGAGCTGGACCCGGGAGGTGATGGTCGCGATGCGCGGCGCGCACTTCGCCCGCAGGCTGCTCGCGCACGAGCACGCGGAGACCTTCGCCCGCCCGCCGAAATGCGGGCGGTGCCGGGGCGCCGAGATCGAGATCCGCCGGCGGAGGAACGGCGACTGGTTCTGGCGCTGCTACGCCCCCGCGTGCAAGACCACCCCTTCCGGGCGCTCCAACGCCTGGACCCAGGACATTCGCCTGCGGACCGGGCGCTGA
- a CDS encoding cellulose-binding domain-containing protein, with protein sequence MPMLSARLLRRPWTAAVAALALALSFFVVVPASGSDMAAGCRVDYTVDQWTGGYTAQVRVTHTGSALSGWQLTWTYGGDQHVTSAWNATVTQTGHAVTATNTAWNGGLADGGTVDFGLQGTWQSAGPAPTDFTLNGLSCGGDGTSPPTTPSPTPTATPSPTATPSPTTTPSPTTTPPSAECGNAAVCDGFEDQAGPSPAGNWRFTAPDCQGTGTATVDTGVAHSGTRSLRVDGRAGYCNHAFVAATADLSSVGPVLYVRMWVRHTTALPAAHVAFVSMPDSSQGGKALRIGGQNGALQWNREIDDATLPAQSPVGVGLSRPLPTDSWQCLRFSVDTSAPKLDTWLGDELVPGLHADGVPTQDVDAQWLSRTTAPRPTALRLGWESYGTGDDTLWFDDVVAGSSPAGC encoded by the coding sequence ATGCCGATGCTTTCCGCGCGATTGCTGCGCAGACCCTGGACAGCGGCCGTAGCCGCCCTCGCGCTGGCCTTGTCCTTCTTTGTTGTCGTGCCGGCCAGCGGCTCGGACATGGCGGCCGGATGCCGGGTCGACTACACGGTCGACCAGTGGACCGGCGGCTACACCGCCCAGGTGCGTGTCACTCATACCGGTTCCGCGCTCAGCGGTTGGCAGCTGACGTGGACGTACGGCGGCGACCAGCACGTCACCTCCGCCTGGAACGCGACCGTCACACAGACCGGTCACGCCGTGACCGCCACCAACACGGCCTGGAACGGAGGACTGGCCGACGGCGGTACCGTCGACTTCGGTCTCCAGGGGACCTGGCAGTCGGCCGGCCCGGCGCCCACGGACTTCACCCTCAACGGCCTGTCCTGCGGCGGTGACGGCACCTCACCACCGACGACGCCGTCACCGACCCCCACCGCGACCCCGTCTCCCACCGCGACCCCGTCCCCCACCACGACGCCGTCACCGACCACGACCCCGCCCTCCGCGGAATGCGGTAATGCCGCCGTCTGCGACGGCTTCGAGGACCAAGCCGGACCGTCCCCCGCCGGGAACTGGCGTTTCACCGCCCCCGACTGCCAGGGCACGGGCACGGCCACCGTCGATACGGGGGTCGCGCACAGCGGCACGCGGTCGCTGCGGGTGGACGGGCGGGCCGGCTACTGCAACCACGCCTTCGTGGCCGCGACCGCGGACCTGTCGTCGGTCGGCCCGGTGCTGTACGTCCGCATGTGGGTACGGCACACCACCGCGCTCCCGGCCGCGCACGTCGCCTTCGTGTCGATGCCGGACAGCTCGCAGGGCGGCAAGGCGCTGCGGATCGGCGGACAGAACGGCGCCCTGCAGTGGAACCGGGAAATCGACGACGCCACGCTCCCGGCACAGAGCCCGGTCGGGGTGGGGCTGAGCAGGCCACTGCCGACGGACAGCTGGCAGTGCCTGCGGTTCTCGGTCGACACCTCGGCACCGAAACTCGACACCTGGCTCGGCGACGAGCTGGTTCCGGGGCTGCACGCCGACGGCGTACCGACGCAGGACGTCGACGCGCAGTGGCTCTCCCGGACCACCGCGCCGAGACCTACCGCCCTGCGGCTCGGCTGGGAGAGCTACGGGACCGGTGACGACACCCTGTGGTTCGACGACGTGGTCGCCGGCTCCTCGCCGGCCGGTTGCTGA
- a CDS encoding TetR/AcrR family transcriptional regulator: protein MSQKTRENSTSEARSRLLDTATRVFYAEGIHSVGVDRIVAEAQVTRATLYRHFKGKDELILAYLEQADQGLRAQAEAAQAGEESVPDKIRAVCRVITAGIRSPGFRGCAFLNAAAEYPDPDHPIHRAVLTHRQWFLETVTGLLARTGGTPADIAGRHLVMLRDGAMASGCLSDPELVCETFLEGVEGILQTRTV from the coding sequence ATGAGTCAGAAGACGAGGGAGAACAGCACGTCGGAAGCGCGATCCCGACTGCTCGACACGGCGACCAGAGTTTTCTACGCGGAGGGGATCCACTCCGTCGGTGTCGACCGGATCGTGGCGGAGGCTCAGGTCACCCGTGCCACGCTGTACCGGCACTTCAAGGGCAAGGACGAACTCATCCTCGCCTACCTCGAGCAGGCCGACCAGGGCCTCAGGGCGCAGGCCGAGGCGGCTCAGGCGGGCGAGGAGTCGGTGCCCGACAAGATCCGGGCCGTCTGCCGGGTCATCACCGCGGGTATCCGGTCTCCGGGGTTCCGGGGCTGCGCCTTCCTGAACGCGGCGGCGGAGTACCCCGATCCGGACCACCCGATCCACCGGGCCGTCCTGACTCACCGGCAGTGGTTCCTGGAGACCGTCACGGGACTGCTGGCCCGGACCGGCGGCACGCCCGCTGACATCGCCGGCCGGCATCTCGTCATGCTCCGGGACGGCGCCATGGCCTCCGGCTGCCTCTCCGACCCCGAACTGGTCTGCGAGACCTTCCTGGAGGGCGTCGAAGGAATCCTGCAGACCCGCACCGTCTGA
- a CDS encoding cytochrome b/b6 domain-containing protein, protein MSRRPDPPRTAARLRRFSPAERWAHRTTAVLMGVCLTTAAFLYLPALAELVGRRALVVTVHQWSGVALPVPVVIALASRALRADLTLLNRFGPHDRRWLRAALHRDRRPSSRPADKFNAGQKLYAAWTAGATLVMLGTGLMMWFTHLTPLVWRTGATFVHDWLALTLAIVVGGHIGKAMGDPEARRGMRTGSVAREWAEREHPLWRPDREPPH, encoded by the coding sequence ATGAGCCGACGACCTGATCCCCCGCGAACGGCCGCCCGGCTGCGGCGATTCAGCCCGGCCGAGCGCTGGGCCCACCGCACGACGGCCGTACTGATGGGCGTGTGCCTGACGACCGCTGCCTTCCTGTACCTGCCCGCGCTCGCCGAACTCGTCGGCCGCCGCGCCCTCGTGGTCACCGTGCACCAGTGGTCGGGAGTCGCTCTCCCCGTCCCGGTCGTGATCGCGCTCGCCTCCCGGGCTCTGCGCGCCGACCTGACCCTGCTGAACCGCTTCGGCCCCCACGACCGCCGGTGGCTGCGCGCGGCCCTGCACCGGGACAGGCGGCCGTCCTCCCGTCCGGCGGACAAGTTCAACGCCGGGCAGAAGCTCTACGCGGCCTGGACGGCCGGTGCCACGCTCGTCATGCTCGGCACCGGGCTGATGATGTGGTTCACCCACCTCACCCCGCTGGTCTGGCGCACCGGGGCCACCTTCGTGCACGACTGGCTGGCCCTCACCCTCGCCATCGTCGTCGGCGGCCACATCGGCAAGGCGATGGGCGATCCCGAGGCCCGTCGGGGCATGCGCACGGGCTCGGTCGCACGCGAGTGGGCCGAGCGGGAGCATCCGCTCTGGCGGCCCGACCGAGAGCCGCCACACTGA
- a CDS encoding molybdopterin-dependent oxidoreductase, whose amino-acid sequence MNSASPEGRGSPVGRRVFLGTLGLGALGVVAAPALQRGTEALAGLDPTGLTGLLPNGGGFRYYSVTSSVPHKDAETYRLTVDGLVDRPGTYTLADLRALPQTRTVRDIQCVTGWRVPSTPFEGVRLSHLLDAAGVRSSAGAVHFTCFDGAYTESLTLEQARRADVMVALRMQDKEIGHSHGGPVRLYVAPMYFYKSAKWLSGITVTENVEPGFWEERGYDIDAWVGRSNGRDDEPTT is encoded by the coding sequence GTGAACTCTGCATCACCTGAGGGGCGGGGTTCCCCTGTCGGGCGGCGCGTCTTCCTCGGCACGCTCGGGCTGGGCGCGCTCGGAGTCGTCGCCGCCCCCGCGCTGCAGCGGGGCACGGAAGCTCTGGCCGGCCTTGATCCCACCGGGCTGACCGGGCTGCTCCCGAACGGAGGGGGCTTCCGCTACTACTCGGTCACCTCGTCCGTTCCGCACAAGGACGCCGAGACCTACCGGCTCACCGTCGACGGCCTGGTCGACCGCCCGGGGACGTACACCCTGGCCGATCTCCGGGCGCTGCCCCAGACCCGTACGGTGCGCGACATCCAGTGCGTCACCGGCTGGCGCGTCCCGAGCACCCCCTTCGAAGGGGTACGCCTGTCCCACCTGCTCGACGCCGCGGGAGTACGCTCCTCGGCCGGCGCGGTGCACTTCACCTGCTTCGACGGCGCGTACACCGAGAGCCTCACCCTGGAACAGGCGCGCCGCGCGGACGTCATGGTCGCCCTGCGCATGCAGGACAAGGAGATCGGCCACTCCCACGGCGGACCGGTCCGTCTCTACGTGGCGCCCATGTACTTCTACAAGTCCGCCAAGTGGCTCTCCGGCATCACCGTCACGGAGAACGTGGAGCCGGGCTTCTGGGAGGAGCGCGGTTACGACATCGACGCCTGGGTGGGCCGGTCGAACGGGCGGGACGATGAGCCGACGACCTGA
- a CDS encoding chorismate mutase yields the protein MAATGTHAATGRAGGTVEPAEPLGRLGPLTDLVIERIRISDDVAASKFGTASPIEDPVREEQVLEGVRAQAAVVGVNPDEAAVFFRDQITASKAVQKGLFARWTAHPEGAPATRPDLGPIRERLDQLTSELLQELKDTQELRDKPIACAVQLALAGGSGAALERLDTLHRQALRTASHSVCGSSASGVSSGSGA from the coding sequence ATGGCTGCCACGGGTACCCATGCGGCCACCGGGCGCGCGGGTGGCACGGTCGAGCCTGCCGAGCCGCTCGGCAGGCTCGGCCCCCTGACGGATCTCGTCATCGAGCGCATCCGCATCAGCGATGACGTGGCGGCGTCCAAGTTCGGCACCGCGTCGCCCATCGAGGATCCTGTACGCGAGGAACAGGTCCTGGAAGGAGTCCGGGCGCAGGCCGCTGTCGTCGGGGTGAACCCCGACGAGGCCGCGGTGTTCTTCCGGGACCAGATCACCGCGAGCAAGGCCGTGCAGAAGGGTCTGTTCGCCCGCTGGACCGCTCACCCGGAGGGGGCGCCCGCGACGCGCCCCGACCTCGGTCCGATCCGCGAGCGGCTCGACCAGCTGACCTCGGAACTGCTCCAAGAGCTCAAGGACACACAGGAGTTGCGCGACAAGCCCATCGCCTGTGCGGTGCAGCTCGCGCTCGCCGGCGGATCGGGGGCCGCACTGGAGCGGCTGGACACGCTGCACCGTCAGGCGCTGCGGACGGCGAGCCACTCGGTGTGCGGCTCCAGCGCCTCCGGTGTCTCAAGTGGCTCCGGGGCATGA
- a CDS encoding transposase — translation MSDAEWAVVRPLPPVPGWLRGRGGQPEAYCHRAMLDAIRYLVDNGTKWRAMPADFPPWDRVYAFFRRRRNHDLVREFHVRLAAWSASGPGGTRSRAQA, via the coding sequence ATGTCGGACGCCGAGTGGGCGGTGGTCCGGCCACTGCCGCCGGTGCCGGGCTGGCTGCGGGGCCGGGGCGGGCAACCGGAGGCTTATTGCCATCGCGCGATGCTGGACGCGATCCGCTACCTGGTCGACAACGGCACGAAGTGGCGGGCCATGCCTGCCGACTTCCCACCGTGGGACCGGGTCTACGCGTTCTTCCGGCGCCGGCGCAACCACGATCTGGTCCGCGAGTTCCACGTCCGGCTCGCCGCCTGGTCCGCGAGCGGGCCGGGCGGGACTCGGAGCCGGGCGCAGGCGTGA
- a CDS encoding maleylpyruvate isomerase family mycothiol-dependent enzyme, producing MAKNLEFPDLLRLIDERSTAFRAVVAAAPGLDAQVPTCPGWTLFDLVKHLGGGDRFWAAIVGAGSADAPPAEAVAARAALEVPQEREALLAWLDASTQLLLGALHAAGPESGCWTWWPASQSPQIAGGTARHRVQETAVHTYDAQLAGGAPQPLPVELALDGVEEFLFTVCATPSAWPHKPTAFDFHAAEGLSWRLTVDGDGARTTRIPAPTAATSEDSDAAGASVHGTASDLVLYLYDRIQADSLHVDGDAGLLDLLRAWEPEEK from the coding sequence GTGGCAAAGAATCTTGAGTTCCCTGACCTGTTGCGACTGATCGATGAACGGTCCACCGCCTTCCGCGCCGTGGTCGCCGCCGCGCCCGGTCTCGACGCGCAGGTGCCGACCTGCCCCGGATGGACGCTGTTCGATCTGGTGAAGCACCTGGGTGGGGGAGACCGTTTCTGGGCCGCCATCGTCGGCGCGGGGTCTGCCGACGCTCCCCCGGCCGAGGCCGTCGCCGCGCGCGCCGCGCTGGAAGTGCCGCAGGAGCGTGAGGCCCTGCTGGCCTGGCTGGACGCGTCGACGCAGCTTCTGCTGGGCGCCCTGCACGCGGCGGGACCGGAGAGCGGTTGCTGGACGTGGTGGCCCGCGTCGCAGTCACCGCAGATCGCCGGCGGCACCGCCCGGCACCGGGTCCAGGAGACCGCGGTGCACACCTACGACGCCCAGCTCGCCGGGGGCGCCCCGCAGCCGCTGCCGGTCGAGCTGGCACTCGACGGAGTGGAGGAGTTCCTGTTCACCGTCTGCGCAACGCCGAGTGCCTGGCCGCACAAGCCCACGGCCTTCGACTTCCACGCCGCCGAGGGCCTCTCCTGGCGCCTCACCGTCGACGGCGACGGCGCACGCACCACCCGCATCCCCGCGCCCACCGCCGCGACCAGCGAAGACTCGGACGCAGCCGGCGCCTCCGTCCACGGCACGGCCAGTGATCTTGTCCTCTACCTATACGACCGGATCCAGGCCGACTCCTTGCACGTTGACGGAGACGCAGGGCTGCTCGACCTGCTCCGCGCCTGGGAGCCGGAGGAGAAGTAG